The Paenibacillus macerans genome includes a window with the following:
- a CDS encoding metal ABC transporter permease, with protein MAMFGYEFMQRAFWAGGLIGIIAPLLGVYLMLRRQALMADTLSHVSLAGVALGSVLHLNPALCGFAVAIAGGVVIEQLRRSYRTYSELPVAIIMNSGLALAVVLMSVKQNLSQSFSSYLFGSIVAVGDTQLFLIAVVALVSLIYFILLRRPLYHLTFDEETAAISGVRVKLLSFSFAVLTGMTVAAAMPVVGVLLVSALIVLPASLALRVASGFAAAIAISVGTGLVGVFSGLSVSYYINTPPGGTIALILLVFLVVTILLQKLLRVRGRRAATQQIKKKEYMKNEILES; from the coding sequence ATGGCGATGTTCGGTTACGAATTCATGCAGCGCGCCTTTTGGGCAGGAGGTTTAATCGGGATCATCGCTCCGCTGCTCGGGGTTTACCTTATGCTTCGCCGCCAGGCGTTGATGGCGGATACGTTGTCCCATGTATCCCTGGCCGGGGTGGCTTTGGGCTCGGTGCTGCATCTGAATCCTGCGCTTTGCGGTTTTGCGGTGGCCATTGCCGGAGGAGTCGTCATCGAGCAGCTTCGCCGTTCCTACCGTACATACAGCGAACTGCCGGTAGCGATCATCATGAATTCGGGGCTGGCGCTTGCCGTCGTGCTTATGAGCGTGAAGCAAAATTTGAGTCAAAGCTTCAGCTCTTATCTGTTCGGCTCCATTGTCGCGGTTGGCGATACTCAATTGTTCCTGATCGCTGTCGTTGCTTTGGTCAGTTTGATTTATTTTATTCTGCTGCGGCGCCCGCTTTATCATCTGACGTTCGATGAGGAAACCGCCGCGATTTCCGGCGTCCGGGTTAAGCTGCTGTCCTTTTCCTTCGCGGTGTTGACCGGGATGACCGTAGCCGCGGCCATGCCCGTCGTAGGCGTGCTGCTGGTGTCGGCGCTAATCGTGCTGCCGGCCTCGCTGGCTTTGCGCGTCGCTTCCGGTTTTGCGGCGGCGATCGCCATCTCTGTCGGCACCGGGCTGGTTGGCGTTTTTTCCGGCCTAAGCGTTTCGTATTACATCAACACCCCGCCTGGGGGAACGATTGCCTTGATTTTGCTCGTTTTTCTGGTGGTCACGATCCTATTGCAAAAGCTGCTGCGGGTTCGCGGCCGGCGGGCTGCCACACAACAAATTAAAAAGAAGGAGTACATGAAAAATGAAATTTTGGAATCGTAG
- a CDS encoding metal ABC transporter ATP-binding protein, translating into MILSSMREVVFGYGNEPVIENLSLDIHTGQFIGIAGANGTAKSTLLKLMLGLLKPWSGSVRFNRFQEDGSKVVVGYVPQQVSSFNAGFPSKVIELVRSGCYSRLGLFGRFKEEQRQVVERSLKQVGMWEFRNRKIGELSGGQKQRVCIARALAQEPQVLILDEPATGMDAASRTALYELLRQDVTSQGRTVIMVTHGLEETAPYLDTLIRLEREEDEGWRCSVTNSCSAPFGQEV; encoded by the coding sequence ATGATTTTATCGTCCATGCGCGAGGTTGTTTTTGGATACGGGAACGAGCCCGTCATCGAAAACTTGTCCCTCGACATCCATACCGGACAATTTATCGGGATCGCGGGGGCCAACGGTACGGCCAAGTCGACTTTGCTCAAGCTGATGCTGGGGCTGCTTAAGCCTTGGAGCGGTTCGGTGAGGTTTAACCGGTTCCAGGAAGACGGTTCAAAGGTGGTTGTCGGCTATGTGCCGCAGCAAGTGTCTTCCTTTAATGCAGGTTTTCCCAGCAAAGTCATTGAACTGGTCCGTTCGGGCTGTTATTCCCGCTTGGGGTTGTTTGGCCGGTTCAAAGAGGAGCAGCGGCAGGTTGTAGAGCGCAGCTTGAAACAGGTGGGCATGTGGGAGTTTCGTAATCGTAAAATCGGCGAGCTGTCGGGAGGCCAAAAACAACGCGTCTGCATTGCCCGGGCGCTGGCCCAGGAGCCTCAGGTGCTCATATTGGATGAGCCCGCTACGGGCATGGATGCGGCGAGCCGGACGGCGCTTTACGAGTTGTTAAGGCAAGACGTAACGAGCCAAGGCCGGACGGTGATTATGGTCACCCACGGGCTGGAGGAAACGGCGCCGTATCTCGACACCTTGATTAGGTTGGAGCGGGAGGAGGATGAAGGATGGCGATGTTCGGTTACGAATTCATGCAGCGCGCCTTTTGGGCAGGAGGTTTAA
- a CDS encoding lipase family protein, which produces MELNAAQVQRALFLAAVCSQTYAQFSNEDGSFVLPPGYSLFDTIEAKSFIGVWERFGFILHSPEEIVIAFRGTSSTTNWIADAIASQKSCGYIKESSLTHRGFTGIYASARKQVLSALRRLPQEKPLFVAGHSLGGALATLCAVDMAANTARTPVLFTFGSPRVGDPDFAKAFAKYVPNSYRIANPFDVVSHAPPYIYKLPKREKTYYYRHVPASCPLIFQNGSVPANHVIESYFAELAKLDADYAERLAAASPGFCPVPVSSRLSLNSFV; this is translated from the coding sequence ATGGAATTAAATGCGGCTCAAGTTCAGCGGGCTTTATTTCTGGCCGCGGTGTGCAGTCAGACCTACGCGCAATTTTCGAACGAAGACGGATCGTTTGTCCTCCCGCCCGGATATTCGCTGTTTGATACGATCGAAGCCAAATCCTTCATCGGCGTTTGGGAACGCTTCGGATTCATTCTCCATTCCCCGGAGGAAATCGTGATCGCTTTTCGCGGCACCAGTTCGACGACCAACTGGATCGCCGACGCCATCGCCTCGCAAAAAAGCTGCGGTTATATCAAGGAGTCCTCCCTCACTCACCGCGGCTTCACCGGCATTTACGCTTCGGCCCGGAAGCAGGTCTTGTCCGCCCTGCGCCGCTTGCCGCAGGAAAAACCCCTTTTCGTTGCCGGCCATAGTCTAGGCGGGGCCCTTGCCACCTTATGCGCCGTCGACATGGCGGCAAACACCGCGCGTACCCCCGTTTTGTTTACGTTCGGCTCCCCGCGCGTCGGCGATCCCGATTTTGCCAAAGCTTTCGCCAAATACGTCCCCAACAGCTACCGAATCGCCAACCCGTTCGACGTCGTTAGCCATGCGCCGCCCTATATCTACAAGCTTCCGAAACGAGAAAAAACGTACTATTACCGCCACGTTCCGGCTTCCTGCCCGCTGATTTTCCAGAACGGCTCCGTACCCGCCAATCACGTCATCGAAAGTTACTTTGCGGAACTGGCCAAGCTGGATGCGGATTACGCCGAGCGGCTGGCCGCGGCAAGCCCGGGGTTTTGCCCGGTCCCGGTATCCTCCCGGCTGTCTTTAAATTCATTTGTTTAA
- a CDS encoding Nif3-like dinuclear metal center hexameric protein produces the protein MKVGEVIEAIIEDSCGAFRLEKTCDQLISGSYDTPVEGIATTFMVTIEVIKQAVAAGANMIITHEPSFYTGKDATDWLKEDPLYAAKKKLIEDNRLAIWRYHDYMHRAKTDRIYDGLLREIGWENNLVDEQRPFLYRIQETTLAKLARFFKRKLAMDMIQIVGNPEMKCSRVGILVGGGSLGLGREQMPMELMRDEDLDVMVCGEITEWTLCAYVNDAAMLGMNKGMIVLGHERSEEWGMKFMAEWLKPLVGGIPVTFIDSKEPFVYL, from the coding sequence ATGAAAGTAGGGGAAGTTATCGAGGCGATTATTGAGGATTCATGCGGTGCTTTCCGGCTGGAAAAAACATGCGATCAGTTAATTAGCGGAAGCTATGATACGCCGGTGGAAGGAATCGCAACGACGTTTATGGTCACGATTGAGGTGATCAAGCAGGCCGTTGCCGCCGGCGCCAATATGATCATCACGCATGAGCCGAGCTTTTATACGGGGAAGGATGCCACCGATTGGCTGAAGGAAGATCCATTATATGCCGCCAAAAAAAAGTTGATCGAAGACAACCGTTTGGCGATTTGGCGTTACCATGATTACATGCACCGGGCCAAAACGGACCGGATTTACGATGGACTTCTAAGGGAAATCGGCTGGGAAAACAACTTGGTGGACGAGCAGCGCCCTTTTCTCTATCGGATTCAAGAGACGACTTTGGCCAAGTTGGCGCGGTTTTTTAAACGGAAATTGGCGATGGACATGATCCAAATTGTCGGCAATCCCGAAATGAAATGTTCCAGGGTCGGGATTTTGGTCGGTGGAGGCAGCTTAGGCCTGGGCAGAGAACAAATGCCCATGGAGTTAATGCGGGACGAGGACTTGGATGTGATGGTTTGCGGCGAGATCACGGAATGGACCCTTTGCGCTTATGTCAATGATGCAGCGATGCTCGGCATGAACAAGGGCATGATTGTGCTGGGCCATGAGCGGAGCGAGGAATGGGGCATGAAATTTATGGCGGAATGGCTGAAGCCTTTGGTGGGCGGTATTCCGGTTACATTTATCGATTCGAAAGAGCCGTTCGTTTATTTATAA
- a CDS encoding beta-glucoside-specific PTS transporter subunit IIABC: MSYQKLAKDILQSVGGEENVSSLTHCVTRLRFMLKDNNKADKEKLEKLDILQVVESAGQFQVVIGMHVPEVYKEITKISNIGSGNESAAEDGGKSNGKKKSKIFDVIQGSFSPIIPAILGSGMLKALIGILVMLGWLSPESGTYFILSAAANAVFYFLPIILGVTFGMKMGVNPYVAGTIGAALLEPNFTGLLQHGDKSSFIGIPVVLMTYSSTVFPVILAVSTYAVLERFLKKIVHKDLQTLVIPMLSLMIVVPLTVIVFGPFGVYIGNALASAISFAMGKSAILTTFVFGAVSIPVVIMGLHWALVPVMISNLATIGYDHLLGPVQATAFVGAGIALGVFLKTKDKNIRSTSLSSFIPAFLSGITEPVIYGLFFRFKRVFIIAIIMNAIAAGLCGAFGVKATQMAGGIFVIPTFQPVWGYVISMGVGFFGAMLLVLLFGYEEKKKAPENALEADNKDAKELTVASPLTGSVKALSEVNDPAFSSEAMGKGVAVEPAEGKAVSPVNGVISNVFRTGHGIYITSDEGTEILIHIGIDTVKLKGQHFSPQVKEGDRVKRGDLLVSFDLDKIKEAGYEVTTPIIITNSSTYKNIARTEKETVRINETLLSLTL, encoded by the coding sequence ATGAGCTATCAAAAGTTGGCGAAGGATATTCTCCAATCCGTCGGAGGGGAAGAAAACGTATCAAGCCTCACTCATTGCGTGACCCGATTAAGATTCATGCTCAAGGACAATAACAAGGCGGATAAAGAAAAGCTTGAAAAATTGGATATTCTCCAAGTTGTTGAAAGCGCGGGCCAATTTCAAGTCGTTATCGGCATGCATGTCCCCGAGGTGTATAAAGAGATTACGAAAATCAGCAACATCGGGAGCGGGAATGAAAGCGCTGCAGAAGACGGCGGCAAATCGAACGGCAAGAAAAAGTCCAAAATTTTCGATGTGATTCAGGGCAGCTTTTCGCCCATTATTCCGGCCATTTTAGGCTCGGGTATGTTAAAAGCGTTGATCGGCATTCTGGTCATGCTGGGCTGGCTTTCGCCGGAAAGCGGCACCTACTTTATTTTGTCCGCCGCTGCCAACGCCGTATTTTATTTCCTGCCGATCATCCTCGGGGTTACGTTCGGTATGAAAATGGGGGTCAATCCCTATGTCGCAGGCACGATCGGGGCCGCTTTGCTGGAGCCCAACTTTACAGGGTTGCTGCAGCATGGAGACAAAAGCTCATTTATAGGCATTCCCGTCGTGTTGATGACCTACTCGTCCACGGTGTTCCCGGTTATTTTGGCGGTCAGCACCTATGCCGTACTGGAAAGATTCCTGAAAAAAATCGTTCACAAAGATTTGCAAACCTTAGTGATCCCCATGCTGTCATTGATGATTGTCGTGCCTCTGACCGTCATCGTGTTTGGTCCGTTTGGCGTTTATATCGGGAATGCGCTTGCTTCGGCCATTAGTTTTGCCATGGGCAAAAGTGCGATTTTAACGACTTTTGTGTTCGGCGCGGTTTCAATCCCGGTAGTCATTATGGGGCTTCACTGGGCGCTGGTTCCCGTGATGATTTCAAATCTCGCAACGATTGGATACGATCATCTGTTGGGACCCGTACAAGCCACGGCTTTTGTGGGAGCGGGCATTGCGCTGGGCGTTTTTTTGAAAACGAAGGATAAAAATATTAGATCCACGTCACTCTCCAGCTTTATCCCGGCTTTTTTATCGGGGATTACGGAGCCGGTTATTTATGGTTTGTTTTTCCGCTTTAAGCGTGTGTTTATTATCGCCATCATTATGAATGCGATTGCGGCCGGGCTGTGCGGCGCGTTTGGAGTCAAAGCGACGCAAATGGCCGGGGGGATTTTCGTCATTCCGACTTTTCAGCCGGTTTGGGGATATGTGATTAGCATGGGCGTTGGTTTCTTTGGCGCGATGCTGCTGGTTCTGCTTTTTGGTTACGAAGAGAAGAAGAAAGCGCCGGAGAACGCGCTTGAAGCGGATAATAAGGATGCCAAAGAACTGACGGTGGCAAGCCCGCTAACCGGAAGCGTTAAAGCGTTAAGCGAAGTGAACGACCCGGCTTTCTCGTCCGAAGCGATGGGAAAAGGGGTGGCCGTCGAGCCGGCCGAAGGGAAGGCGGTATCACCGGTGAATGGCGTAATTTCCAACGTTTTTCGCACGGGTCACGGCATCTATATTACTTCGGATGAAGGTACTGAAATTTTAATCCACATCGGCATTGACACTGTCAAATTAAAAGGACAGCACTTCTCGCCGCAGGTGAAGGAAGGCGATCGTGTCAAACGCGGAGATCTGCTTGTCAGCTTTGATCTGGACAAGATTAAAGAAGCGGGCTACGAAGTCACCACGCCGATCATAATTACCAATTCAAGCACTTATAAAAACATCGCTCGGACGGAAAAAGAAACGGTACGGATCAATGAGACCTTATTGAGTTTAACGCTTTGA
- a CDS encoding LacI family DNA-binding transcriptional regulator has translation MKTIADIAKLAGVAKSTVSRYLNGGPISEATKKKIEQVIHHTGYVPNTFAQSLKAKKTNIIGTVVPRLDSFASSQVLIGIDEQLRALNYQMLIANTNQDLEREIESIYSLSNQKVAGIILLATQITDAHLEAFDKMNIPVILVGQQHDQVYSVIHNDESAGYEIGKYVLRNGHRKIAYLGVSEKDIAVGLKRKEGFKRAVSEAGNCEVKYYETSFKMEEAVKKAGGIIDAFHPSILVCATDNIALGALKAAHLKGIRVPEDLSITGFGGYEVTEITHPGLTTIKFYYKDAGRDAAGGMIKLVNGEDFPPVTLSKFEMIERESVDNKSKRE, from the coding sequence ATGAAAACAATTGCGGATATCGCCAAGCTGGCCGGCGTGGCCAAAAGTACGGTTTCACGCTATCTGAACGGCGGGCCGATCAGCGAAGCGACCAAAAAGAAGATTGAACAAGTTATCCATCATACGGGGTACGTCCCCAACACCTTTGCGCAAAGCCTAAAAGCCAAAAAAACCAACATTATCGGAACGGTGGTTCCCCGGCTCGATTCTTTTGCTTCGTCGCAGGTGTTAATCGGGATTGATGAGCAATTGAGAGCGCTGAATTACCAAATGTTGATTGCGAATACCAATCAGGATTTGGAGCGGGAAATTGAAAGTATCTACAGTTTGTCCAATCAAAAGGTGGCCGGCATTATTTTGCTTGCTACGCAAATTACCGACGCTCATCTGGAGGCGTTCGATAAAATGAACATTCCTGTGATCCTGGTAGGCCAGCAGCATGACCAAGTGTACAGCGTGATACATAACGACGAATCGGCCGGCTACGAAATCGGCAAATACGTTCTTCGGAATGGCCACCGGAAAATCGCCTATCTGGGCGTTTCCGAAAAAGATATCGCAGTCGGCTTGAAGCGCAAGGAAGGGTTCAAACGGGCCGTGAGCGAAGCGGGGAACTGTGAAGTTAAGTACTATGAGACAAGCTTTAAAATGGAGGAGGCGGTGAAAAAAGCCGGCGGCATCATCGACGCCTTCCATCCCTCGATTCTGGTATGCGCGACCGATAACATTGCGCTTGGCGCATTAAAAGCGGCTCACCTAAAAGGGATTCGCGTTCCCGAGGATTTGTCGATCACAGGTTTTGGAGGGTATGAAGTCACCGAGATCACCCACCCCGGATTGACTACGATTAAGTTTTATTATAAGGACGCAGGCCGGGACGCGGCAGGCGGGATGATCAAACTGGTTAACGGAGAGGATTTTCCGCCGGTCACGTTATCCAAATTTGAAATGATTGAGCGAGAAAGCGTTGACAATAAATCGAAAAGGGAATAG
- a CDS encoding Imm41 family immunity protein, with translation MNQHLQVLMDNFHGAENSFLYRLSEEAFFDADLFGEYYQSLKEIVRQTLGQPLDRELARAVSFTQAKILEHLLWEYADDDAFQIGNFPFGRLHAFIERLNAAVDGYFQGYLVDEQSFGGEWLTEPGPSVIHLDFLKQGLDIHAVGFKNKDGAYEVFLDEGEDKALADSRVSRKEARGRFIFPAPDASAAFRIFHEWVMKNYAPYSSAMGRRT, from the coding sequence ATGAACCAGCATTTGCAAGTATTAATGGATAATTTTCATGGCGCGGAAAATAGCTTTTTGTACCGGTTAAGCGAAGAGGCGTTTTTCGATGCGGACTTATTTGGGGAGTATTATCAGAGCTTGAAGGAGATCGTCCGGCAGACGCTCGGACAACCGCTTGACCGGGAGCTCGCCAGGGCCGTCAGCTTCACGCAGGCCAAAATCCTCGAGCATCTCCTTTGGGAATATGCCGACGATGACGCGTTTCAAATCGGCAACTTCCCCTTCGGCCGGCTGCATGCTTTCATCGAGCGGCTGAACGCCGCGGTTGACGGCTATTTTCAAGGTTATCTCGTGGACGAACAAAGCTTCGGCGGCGAATGGCTCACCGAGCCCGGTCCTTCCGTGATTCATCTGGACTTTTTGAAGCAGGGGCTTGATATCCACGCCGTGGGCTTCAAAAACAAAGACGGCGCCTACGAAGTATTTCTGGACGAAGGGGAGGACAAAGCGCTTGCCGATTCTCGCGTTAGCCGCAAGGAAGCGCGCGGCAGATTCATATTTCCGGCGCCCGATGCCAGTGCCGCCTTCCGGATTTTTCACGAATGGGTGATGAAAAATTATGCGCCGTACAGCTCCGCGATGGGGAGGAGAACATGA
- a CDS encoding GNAT family N-acetyltransferase yields MVQDHLIRIEGKAIELRYARVTDLDAYFAFLQDVEMLRLTGSQGDFTRESTEVWLQKISQANEDRIDLIIVTKDSGELIGEVVLNEIDPVNRSANIRIGIKGTEHRGKGYGTEALMHMLRYGFEVLRLHRIHLGVYSFNPRAIHVYEKIGFRREGVLRDELFMDGGFHDSILMSMLEDEFRALHSQEGA; encoded by the coding sequence ATGGTGCAGGATCATTTAATCCGTATCGAAGGAAAGGCCATTGAACTGCGTTATGCGCGCGTCACGGATCTGGACGCCTATTTCGCCTTTTTGCAGGATGTGGAGATGCTGCGGCTGACGGGGAGCCAGGGGGATTTTACCCGGGAAAGTACGGAAGTTTGGCTGCAAAAGATCAGCCAGGCGAATGAGGACCGGATCGACTTGATCATCGTAACGAAGGATTCGGGCGAATTGATTGGCGAAGTGGTCTTAAACGAGATCGATCCCGTAAACCGGAGCGCAAACATCCGGATCGGGATCAAAGGAACCGAGCATCGCGGGAAGGGGTACGGAACGGAAGCGCTGATGCATATGCTGCGTTACGGCTTCGAGGTTTTGCGGCTGCACCGGATTCATTTGGGGGTCTACTCGTTTAATCCGCGCGCGATTCATGTGTATGAGAAAATAGGCTTCCGCCGGGAAGGAGTGCTGCGCGACGAGCTCTTTATGGACGGCGGATTCCATGATTCGATCCTGATGTCGATGCTGGAGGACGAATTTCGCGCTCTGCATTCCCAAGAAGGTGCATAA
- a CDS encoding cyclase family protein has product MGNELIRAFQLLKEKEWVDLTHTFGPDSPHFAAFPDAEFTTLFDHDDGFLAQSFTFAGQYGTHLDAPIHFVRNKRFLDELELKELALPLIVIDKSKEAAENHDYTLSIEDILQFEAEHGKVAEGCFVALRTDWSKRWPDKEAFSNKDADGNSHTPGWSLAALKFLFQERNIKAIGHETFDTDASSDYQKNGALLAEYYVLEQDTYQVELLRNLDKVPATGAVIFNIVPKPHKASGFPVRSFAILP; this is encoded by the coding sequence ATGGGCAACGAATTAATTCGCGCATTTCAATTGTTGAAAGAAAAAGAATGGGTGGACTTGACGCATACGTTTGGTCCGGACTCCCCTCATTTTGCGGCTTTTCCCGACGCCGAATTTACGACATTGTTCGATCATGATGACGGTTTTTTGGCGCAAAGCTTTACGTTCGCAGGGCAATACGGAACCCACCTGGATGCCCCGATTCACTTTGTCCGGAACAAGCGCTTTCTGGACGAGCTGGAGTTGAAGGAGCTGGCGCTCCCGCTCATTGTGATCGATAAATCCAAAGAAGCGGCGGAAAACCATGACTATACGCTCAGCATAGAAGATATTTTGCAATTTGAAGCCGAACACGGCAAGGTCGCGGAGGGCTGCTTTGTCGCTCTGCGCACCGATTGGAGCAAGCGCTGGCCTGATAAAGAAGCGTTCAGCAACAAGGATGCCGACGGCAACAGCCACACCCCCGGCTGGTCGCTGGCCGCGCTGAAATTTCTGTTTCAAGAACGGAACATCAAGGCGATCGGCCATGAAACGTTTGACACGGACGCAAGCAGCGATTATCAAAAAAACGGCGCCCTTCTCGCCGAGTATTACGTGCTTGAGCAAGACACCTATCAGGTCGAGCTGTTGCGCAATTTGGATAAAGTGCCTGCCACGGGCGCCGTCATCTTTAATATCGTACCGAAGCCGCACAAAGCATCGGGATTTCCGGTGCGGTCATTTGCCATTTTGCCGTAA